One genomic segment of Occultella kanbiaonis includes these proteins:
- a CDS encoding polysaccharide biosynthesis protein, translating to MNSVWGRRALRAVWDCFSWATAVLLVVGARYDFTLPDDLWASVGWYVAAACVLQVGVGTALMLYRGRYRTASFDESIGMAVTAVTVGALLAISFVVLLGSSFPRAVAVLTPPIALLFMAAGRWMYRASTSWQKNARVRNKRVLIYGAGDAGHQLIRLIATDDATQYRVVGFIDDDKAKRNLRLLGVPVLGRREHLLDVAAKAGARTVIFAVTNADAATIREVSDLVLGGGLKFLVLPPLTDLIGGRVRLSDVREVEVSDILGRRQIKTDIDSIAGYLTGRRVLITGAGGSIGSELARQVHRFGPSELTMLDRDESALHGVQLSIYGQGLLDTPDVVLCDIRDEDALRKVFAARRPEVILHTAALKHLPMLEQYPEEAWKTNVLGTLNVLRLADECSVRQFVNISTDKAADPSSVLGHTKRIAEQLTAWQAARADGTYLSVRFGNVLGSRGSMLHTFSAQIAKGGPVTVTHPEITRYFMTIPEACELTIQAAAIGRGGEVLVLDMGEPVSILDVAKRMIANSGKRIDIAFTGLRDGEKMHEVLIGREEADARPFHPLITHVPVPPVAPEDLPTAHSPGAPEAVEHRRPLVT from the coding sequence ATGAATTCGGTGTGGGGACGAAGGGCCCTGCGCGCCGTCTGGGACTGCTTCAGTTGGGCGACCGCCGTTCTACTCGTGGTCGGGGCGCGGTACGACTTCACCCTGCCCGATGACCTCTGGGCCTCGGTCGGTTGGTACGTCGCTGCGGCCTGCGTGCTCCAAGTCGGCGTCGGCACCGCGCTCATGCTGTATCGGGGCCGCTACAGGACCGCGAGCTTCGACGAGTCGATCGGTATGGCGGTCACCGCCGTCACCGTCGGGGCGCTCTTGGCGATCAGCTTCGTGGTGCTGCTCGGCTCATCGTTCCCCCGCGCCGTAGCCGTCTTGACCCCGCCCATCGCACTGCTCTTCATGGCCGCGGGCCGCTGGATGTATCGGGCGAGCACCAGCTGGCAGAAGAACGCCCGGGTGCGCAACAAGCGGGTGCTCATCTACGGAGCTGGGGATGCGGGGCATCAGTTGATCCGGCTGATCGCCACCGACGACGCGACCCAATACCGAGTGGTCGGATTCATCGACGACGACAAGGCCAAGAGGAATCTCAGGTTGCTGGGCGTGCCGGTGCTCGGCCGCCGCGAGCACCTCCTTGATGTCGCGGCGAAGGCCGGTGCCCGCACGGTGATCTTCGCCGTTACGAACGCGGACGCCGCGACGATCCGGGAAGTCTCCGACCTGGTCCTTGGTGGCGGGCTCAAGTTCCTGGTGCTGCCGCCCCTGACCGATCTGATCGGTGGGCGCGTCCGCCTCAGCGATGTCCGGGAGGTCGAGGTGAGCGACATCCTTGGGCGGCGTCAGATCAAGACCGACATCGACTCGATCGCCGGCTACCTGACCGGGCGTCGGGTGCTGATCACGGGTGCTGGTGGTTCGATCGGATCCGAGCTCGCGCGGCAGGTACACCGGTTCGGTCCCTCCGAGCTGACCATGCTCGATCGCGACGAGTCCGCGCTGCACGGCGTCCAGCTCTCGATCTACGGGCAGGGCCTGCTCGACACGCCTGACGTGGTGCTCTGCGACATCCGCGATGAGGACGCGCTGCGAAAGGTGTTCGCAGCCCGGCGCCCGGAGGTCATCCTCCACACCGCCGCGCTCAAACACCTGCCGATGCTCGAGCAGTACCCGGAGGAGGCGTGGAAGACGAATGTCCTGGGAACCCTCAACGTGCTCCGGCTCGCGGATGAGTGCAGCGTGCGACAGTTCGTCAACATCTCCACGGACAAAGCGGCCGATCCCAGCAGCGTCCTCGGCCACACGAAACGGATCGCGGAACAACTGACGGCGTGGCAGGCGGCGCGGGCCGATGGCACGTACCTGTCGGTCCGGTTCGGCAACGTGCTCGGCTCGCGCGGATCCATGCTGCACACGTTCAGCGCTCAGATCGCCAAGGGCGGGCCCGTCACGGTCACGCACCCCGAGATCACGCGCTACTTCATGACGATCCCCGAGGCATGTGAGCTCACGATCCAGGCCGCCGCGATCGGACGCGGCGGTGAGGTCCTCGTCCTGGACATGGGCGAACCGGTCAGCATCCTCGACGTCGCCAAGCGCATGATCGCGAACTCCGGCAAGCGGATCGACATCGCGTTCACGGGGCTTCGCGACGGCGAGAAGATGCACGAGGTGCTCATCGGGCGGGAGGAGGCCGACGCCCGGCCGTTCCATCCCCTGATCACGCACGTCCCGGTGCCGCCGGTGGCACCGGAGGACCTGCCTACGGCCCATTCCCCCGGTGCTCCGGAGGCCGTCGAGCATCGCCGCCCGCTAGTCACCTAG
- a CDS encoding DUF3027 domain-containing protein: MTETFTVPSTTTSARRPAKDAVLAAAVDQAREALLEGGAKDVGDHLGMVLEADRLATHYFAATSPGYEGWRWYVTVSRISRSRTATVCESGLLPGDGALLAPAWLPWADRLAPGDLGPTDRLPYVAEDERLEPGYLATGDPEEDRIAIAELGLGRDRVMNRKAIDAAASRWYAGSQGPDTAGTKAAGANCAECGFIVRIAGSLGTVFGVCANEWSPDDGKVVALDHGCGAHSETDVPPQGHEWQQSSPHLDETDIEVVAVGPTAASGPDAESSPEEEPIA, translated from the coding sequence ATGACGGAGACCTTCACCGTGCCCTCAACGACCACCAGCGCACGCCGGCCTGCCAAGGACGCCGTCCTCGCAGCCGCCGTCGACCAGGCCCGCGAGGCACTGCTCGAAGGAGGCGCGAAGGACGTCGGCGACCACCTCGGCATGGTGCTGGAGGCGGACCGACTCGCGACCCATTACTTCGCGGCCACTTCGCCCGGCTACGAGGGCTGGCGCTGGTACGTGACCGTGTCCCGGATCTCGCGGTCCCGGACCGCGACCGTCTGCGAGAGCGGACTGCTGCCGGGCGACGGCGCCCTGCTGGCCCCCGCCTGGCTCCCGTGGGCCGACCGACTGGCACCCGGCGACCTCGGGCCGACCGACCGGCTTCCGTACGTGGCCGAGGACGAGCGGCTCGAGCCCGGTTACCTGGCCACCGGGGACCCTGAGGAAGACCGGATCGCGATCGCGGAACTGGGTCTCGGACGCGACCGGGTCATGAACCGCAAGGCCATCGATGCCGCGGCCAGCCGGTGGTACGCGGGCTCCCAGGGTCCGGATACGGCGGGCACCAAGGCTGCCGGCGCGAACTGCGCCGAGTGTGGCTTCATCGTGCGGATCGCCGGGTCGCTCGGCACCGTGTTCGGGGTCTGCGCGAACGAGTGGTCGCCCGATGACGGCAAGGTCGTAGCCCTCGACCACGGCTGCGGCGCCCACTCCGAGACTGATGTCCCGCCACAGGGTCACGAGTGGCAGCAGAGTTCGCCGCACCTGGACGAGACCGACATCGAGGTGGTCGCCGTCGGGCCGACCGCGGCGAGTGGGCCCGACGCGGAGTCGTCGCCCGAGGAGGAACCGATCGCCTGA
- a CDS encoding cold-shock protein codes for MPTGKVKFFDADRGFGFIASDDGGEVFLHASAMPPDTPAPKPGTRLEFGVADGRRGLQALSVRVLDAGPSVARAHRRPAEDMGPIVEDLIKLLDRAGNKLRAGRYPDKAEATKVAQMLRVVADEFDA; via the coding sequence GTGCCCACCGGCAAGGTCAAGTTCTTCGACGCCGACCGCGGCTTCGGCTTCATCGCCTCCGACGACGGCGGTGAGGTCTTCCTGCACGCCTCCGCGATGCCCCCTGACACCCCGGCGCCGAAGCCCGGCACCCGCCTGGAGTTCGGTGTGGCCGACGGCCGCCGCGGTCTCCAGGCGCTCTCGGTGCGGGTGCTCGACGCCGGCCCGTCCGTGGCGCGGGCGCACCGTCGCCCGGCCGAGGACATGGGCCCGATCGTCGAGGACCTGATCAAACTGCTCGACCGCGCCGGCAACAAGCTCCGCGCGGGCCGCTACCCGGACAAGGCCGAGGCCACCAAGGTGGCCCAGATGCTGCGCGTCGTGGCCGACGAGTTCGACGCCTGA
- a CDS encoding DegT/DnrJ/EryC1/StrS family aminotransferase, which translates to MHATADARDAETPAPERDASRSLRPGSSDVSARIHLSSPDIGAEEEEAVLSALRSGWIAPVGPHVDKFESDLAALTERRHAVALSSGTAALHLGLLTLDVEEGDSVITSTLTFAATANAIVYTRARPVFVDADSTGNMNPALLRLAVEDQEYRGRRVAAILPVDLFGKMADHESIGNIANEFAIPVLTDAAESLGASRDGQPAGSTGTAAAVSFNGNKIITTSGGGALLTDDLGIAQRARYLATQARQPTRHYEHVDIGYNYRLSNLLAALGSSQLLRLPEMIDRRRAHRLMYRKMFSEVPGVSVFGGLDGSEGSGSTRDNFWLTSIIVDAEVAGWSADQLITHLERANIEARPIWKPMHLQPIFASSDCYVDGTSDSFFECGLSLPSGSSLGPADTQRIRAAIMEFLEGGPGK; encoded by the coding sequence ATGCACGCGACTGCCGATGCACGCGACGCCGAGACCCCCGCCCCCGAGCGAGACGCCTCACGGTCGCTCCGGCCAGGGTCGAGCGATGTGAGCGCCCGCATCCACCTGTCGTCACCCGACATCGGCGCGGAGGAGGAGGAAGCGGTCCTCAGCGCACTCCGGTCAGGCTGGATCGCGCCGGTCGGGCCACATGTCGACAAGTTCGAGAGCGACCTCGCCGCGCTCACCGAGAGAAGGCACGCCGTCGCGCTGTCCTCCGGGACCGCCGCGCTCCACTTGGGACTACTCACCCTCGACGTCGAGGAAGGGGACTCGGTCATCACTTCGACATTGACGTTCGCCGCAACGGCAAACGCGATTGTGTACACGCGTGCCCGGCCAGTGTTCGTGGACGCCGACAGTACGGGGAATATGAATCCTGCGCTGCTCCGACTTGCGGTCGAGGACCAGGAGTATCGTGGCCGACGGGTGGCCGCAATCCTGCCTGTTGACCTATTTGGCAAGATGGCCGACCACGAATCGATCGGCAACATCGCGAACGAGTTCGCGATTCCCGTGCTTACCGACGCAGCGGAATCCTTGGGTGCATCGAGAGATGGCCAACCTGCAGGTTCGACCGGTACTGCCGCCGCGGTGTCATTCAATGGCAACAAGATAATCACGACGTCTGGTGGCGGAGCGTTGCTCACCGATGATCTCGGAATTGCACAGCGTGCTCGCTATCTCGCAACTCAGGCGCGGCAGCCCACTCGACACTACGAACACGTCGACATCGGATACAACTACCGCCTCTCGAACCTGCTCGCCGCACTGGGAAGTAGCCAACTGCTACGACTGCCAGAGATGATAGATCGGCGTCGAGCGCACCGCCTGATGTATCGCAAGATGTTCAGCGAAGTCCCCGGAGTGAGCGTCTTCGGTGGACTCGACGGTTCAGAGGGCAGTGGATCCACTCGCGACAACTTTTGGCTCACATCAATCATCGTGGACGCCGAAGTCGCGGGCTGGAGCGCCGACCAGCTCATCACGCACTTGGAGCGCGCCAACATCGAGGCTCGCCCGATCTGGAAGCCGATGCACCTCCAACCCATATTCGCAAGCAGCGACTGCTACGTCGACGGCACCAGCGATTCATTCTTCGAATGCGGACTCTCCCTACCCAGCGGCTCGTCGCTCGGACCGGCCGACACTCAACGGATCCGGGCAGCGATCATGGAATTTCTGGAAGGCGGCCCGGGAAAATGA